Below is a window of Geomonas oryzisoli DNA.
ACAAAATTATTGACTTTGCGGGCGGTTCCATGGTTTATATCTAAGGCTTTTACGGGACGGTTAAACCCAGGTGTATACGGAATTGATGAGCTGCTTCAGGACGTTGATCATATTAATCATCTGCCTCGCCGCCGGAGGGAGTGCCGCCGCGATGCGACCGGAGATGGTACGGGTGGCACTGTTCAAGGGGGCCGAAACCCTCAGGATCGACGGCGATGGCGTGCTCCTTACCGACGGTCGCGGTGAACCGCTCAGGGTGGAGATGCCCCTCGAGGTGCGCCGCGCCGGAAGCGGGCTCAGCGTGAACGGCAAGCCGGTGAACCGCCTGGTTGCCTCCGCCTTCTCGCGCATTTCGGTGAACGGGAAGGGGTACCGCGCCCTCATCGAGGTGTCTCCTGCCGACAAGGGGCTTTTGGTGGTGAACGAGCTGCCGCTCGAGGAATACCTGGTCGGACTCATCAACTGCGAGATCAGTTCCGCCTGGCCCATAGAGGCCATCAAGGCGCAGGCCGTCATCGCCCGTTCCTACGCCGTGTACCAGATGCAGGCCCGCCGCGGCGCAAGCTACCAGCTCGAGTCCAGCGTCATGGACCAGGTCTACGAGGGGGCGGACGTCGAGGACAGCCGTGCCGCCTACGGCGTGCGCGAGACCGCCGGTGAGGTGCTCACCTACGACGGCAAGACCATCCAGGCCTTCTATCATTCCAACTGCGGCGGCCATACCGAGTCCTCCAAAAACGTCTGGGGGCTGTCGATCCCGTACCTCCAAGGTGTCTCTTGCCGCTACTGCGGCGACTCCAACCCCATCCGGTGGGAGTTGAACCTTCCCCTTAAGAAGGTGGAGAGCTCGCTCAAGGCCGCAGGCTTCCAGGTCGCCGGCCTTAAAGAGCTGCGCGTGCGCGGCAGGAACGCAAGCGGCAGGGTGCAGGACGTGGTCGCCGAGTGCTCCCGGGGGAACGTCGCCATCCCCGCGGTCGCCTTCCGCAAGGCCTTGGGTTACGGCACGGTGAAGAGCACCAACTTCGAGCTCCGCTGCCAGCGCGACGAGGTCCAGGTCAGCGGCACCGGCTCCGGTCACGGCGTGGGGCTTTGCCAGTGGGGCGCCAAGGGGCGCGCCAACGAAGGGTTCGGTTACCGCGAGATCCTCACTTACTATTATCCGGGCGTGAAGCTTTCCGGCGGGTACGGTCGATAGCATGCGCCTTTCCGATTTCGATTACGAACTTCCGCCGGAGCTGATCGCTCAGCACCCGGCCAGCCGCAGGGACGCCTCGAGGCTTTTGACCCTGGACCGCGCCACCGGTGCGGTCGGGGAGAGCACCGTGGCCGCCATCGCTGCCCAGTTTCGCCCCGGCGACCTCCTGGTCCTCAACGACACCCGCGTGATCCCGGCCCGGCTCAAGGGACACAAGGAAAGCGGCGGTGCCGTGGAGGTGTTCCTCGTGCGCCGCGTCCCCGGCGGGGGAGAGGTCTGGAGCTGCCTCATCAAGGCCTCCAAGTCCCCCGGTGCCGATACCCGCATCATCCTCCCCTCCGGAGTCGTCGCGACGGTTCTCGCCCGCGAGGCCGGAGAGTGGCTGGTCCGCTTCGAGGGGAGCGACGACTTCATGGCGTGGCTGGAAGGGGCCGGGAGCATGCCGCTCCCCCCCTACATCAAGCGGGCGCCCGAAGGTGAAGACCTGGAGCGCTACCAGACCGTATTCGCGCGCGAAAAAGGGGCCGTGGCCGCTCCCACCGCCGGACTGCACTTCACCCCGGAGATCCTGGCTGAGATCCGGGGTCGCGGCGTGGAGATCGCGCCGGTCACCCTGCACGTGGGACTGGGGACCTTCATGCCGGTCCGGGTCGAGGACCTCTCCCAGCACACCATGCACCGGGAGTTGTACCGGATCCCGCACGCAACCGCGGAGGCCATCCGCCGCACCAGGGAGGCCGGGGGGAGGGTGGTAGCGCTCGGGACCACCTCGATGCGGGCTCTGGAGCACGCCGCATCCTCCGGGGAGCTTGAGGCCGGGGAGCGCGAGGCGGACATCTTCATCCTGCCGGGATACCGGTTCCGGGTGGTTGATGCGTTGATAACGAATTTTCATCTCCCCAAATCGACTCTATTTATGTTAGTGTGCGCTTTCGCCGGGAAAGAGGTCATGCTGAACGCCTACCGCGAGGCGGTGCAGCGCCGCTTCCGGTTCTTCAGCTACGGAGACGCGATGTTCATCGGCTGAGGCCGAGGACATCGGCAAAAGGGGAAGGGCGGGCGAATGATCATTCGCCCCTACAGTGGACCTTCTATAAATTGAAAGAGATGACGTTCCTCCCCCTCCCTTGACGGGAGGGGGCAGGGGGGTGGGTGACGTTGATATCGGTATCGATGTCGGCACCTGCCCCCACCCCCTAACCCCCTCCCGCGAGGGGAGGGGGGATATAAAGCGACAACGTAGGGAGTGCTTTGGCTGCTATATCGTTTGAACTGATCAAGAAAGACCCGGGCTGCGCGGCCCGTTTAGGCTCTCTGACAACCACGCACGGCAGGATCGAAACCCCGATTTTCATGCCGGTCGGGACCCAGGCGACGGTCAAGGCCATGACGCCGGAGGAACTGGTCGAGGTGGGGTCACAGATCATCCTCGCCAACACCTACCACCTCTACCTGCGCCCCGGCCACGAGCTGGTGGCGCGGATGGGGGGGCTGCACCGCTTCATGCACTGGGACCGCCCCATGCTGACCGACTCGGGCGGCTTCCAGGTCTTCTCGCTGGGCGAGCTGAGGAAGATCTCCGAGGAAGGGGTGAAGTTCCGCTCCCACATCGACGGCTCCAGGCATTTCATCTCCCCCGAGGTATCCATCGCGATCCAGGAGGCGCTGGGTGCCGACATCGCCATGTGCTTCGACGAATGCCCCCCGTACCCGGCCGAACGTTCCTACGTGCAAAAGTCGCTGGAGTTGACCACGCGCTGGGCCAGGCGCTGCAAGGAGGCGCACACCCGTCCCGACCAGGCGCTCTTCGGCATCGTCCAGGGGGGGATGCATGCCGACCTCAGGCGGGTGAGCGCGGAGCAGATCATCGACATCGGCTTCGACGGCTATGCGTTGGGCGGGCTCTCGGTGGGCGAGGAGAAGGAAGTGATGCACGGCATGATGCAGGAGTGCAGCGACATCCTTCCCGAGCATTCGCCCCGCTACATAATGGGGATCGGGGCGCCCGAGGACCTGGTCGAGGCGGTCTACAACGGCTTCGACATGTTCGACTGCGTCATGCCGACCAGGAACGCCAGAAACGGCGCCCTGTTCACCAGCTTCGGCAGGATCAACATCAAGGCTGCCATCTACGCCGAGGACCAGGGTCCCATCGACCCCGCCTGCGACTGTTATGTCTGCCGCAACTACTCAAGGGCCTATCTGAGGCACCTGTACCGCAGCCAGGAGATCCTGGCCTCGCGGCTGAACAGCTGGCACAACCTGCACTTCTTCCTGAACCTCATGAAACAGGTTCGCGAGGCGATCGCCAGGGGAGAGTTCGTCAAGTTCAGGCAGGACTTCTACGCCGCGAGAACCGGCTGTTAGCGCTGTTCGGTTGAAGCTTTACTCGAAGCTTTCATTGTCAATAAAGGGATGGAAATACTACCCAGGAGGTAACTAAATGTTAGGTTTGGCGTTTGCAATGGCTGCTCCCGCGCAGGGCGGCGCGCCCGCGGGCGGAGGTATGATGGCGCAGTTCCAGGGGCTGATCCCCCTGGTGTTCATGTTCGCCATCTTCTACTTCCTGCTCATCAGGCCGCAGCAGAAAAAGGCCAAGGAGCACAGAGCGCTTCTGGACGCGCTCAAAAAAGGCGATCAGGTCGTCACCGCCGGCGGCATGCACGGCAAGGTGACCGCACTGGACGACCAGGTGGTAACCCTGGAGATCGCACCCGGCGTCAACGTCAGGATCAACAAAGGGTACATTGCGTCTGTAAAGCAGGACTAGTGCATTGATCGAATTTTTCCGAAAGGAGCTTTTCCCATGAAGGGTTATACCTGGCGCATTTCTCTTATCCTCATTTTCATCATAGCCTCGTGCGTCTACCTGACGCCGACTCTGGTCGACACGCTCCCCACATGGTGGAGCGGGCTGCTTCCCAAGGACAAGATCCACCTCGGTCTTGACCTGCAGGGGGGTACCCATCTGGTCATGGAGGTCGAGACCCAGAAGGCCGTGGAAGGATCGCTGGACCTGATCGCCACCGACCTCGAGGACTCCCTCACCGCGCAGAGCCTCCGCTTCAAGAAGATCGGGCGCCTGGGCGGCGACAAGGTGCAGCTCACCCTGTACGACCGCGGCTCGGCCGACAAGGTGCAGGCCCTGATCAAGAAGAAGTACCCCGACCTCGAGGCCCTGCCGGTCTTCGACGAGGGGGGCTTCGTCAACATGCAGCTGCGCATCAACGAGAAAGAGGCCCAGGTCAGGAAGGACCGCGCCGTAGCGCAGGCCCTGGAGACCATCCGTAACAGGATTGACCAGTTCGGCGTCTCCGAGCCGGTGATCCAGCGCGAGGGGCTCAACAACATCGTCGTGCAGCTCCCCGGCATCAAGGACCCGAAACGCGCCATCGAGCTGATCGGCAAGACCGCGCGCCTCGAGTTCAAGCTGGTCGACGAGACCGTCAATGCTGCCACCGCGACCGCAGGCTCCCTCCCTGAGGACGACGAGCTCCTCTTCGAGAAGAGGACCGATCCCCAGACCGGCGCCGTGTCGGAAACCCCGCTGGTCGTGAAGAAGAAGGCCATGATCACCGGCGAGCTCCTGACCGACGCCCAGATCAGGATCGACTCCCAGTACAACCAGCCCTACGTGGCCATCGAGTTCAACTCCACCGGCGCGCGCCTGTTCGACCAGGTCACCGCCGCCAACGTGGGCAAGCGCTTCGCGATCGTGCTGGACAACAACATCTACTCTGCACCGGTCATCCGCGAGAGGATCTCGGGCGGCTCCGCCCAGATCTCCGGCTCCTTCACCGAGAAGGAAGCTGCCGACCTCGCCATCGTGCTGCGCGCCGGTTCGCTGCCCGCTCCGGTCAAGATCCTGCAGAACGTCACCGTCGGACCTTCCCTTGGTCGCGACTCCATTCACAAGGGGCTCATGGCCGGTCTGATCGGCGTGGTGCTGGTCGTCAGCTTCATGGCGCTGTACTACAAGCTCTCCGGCATGGTCGCCAACCTCGGTATGGTGCTGAACATCCTGTTCCTGATGGGTGCGCTCTCCGCGCTGGGCGCCACGCTGACCCTGCCGGGCATCGCCGCTATCGTTCTTTTGGTCGGTATGTCGGTCGACTCCAACGTCCTCATCTTCGAAAGGATCAGGGAGGAGCTGCGTCTGGGCAAGACGCCGCATGCCGCGCTCGACGCCGGCTACGACAAGGCGTTTCTCACCATCATGGACTCTCACGTGACCGCCCTCATCACCGCTGCGGTGCTGTTCCAGTTCGGCACCGGCCCGGTCAAGGGCTTCGCCGTCTCGCTGAGCCTCGGTATCATCATCAACCTGTTCACGTCGCTTGTGGCCACCAAGGTGCTCTTTGACGCCTTCCTGGACCGCGTCCACGTGAAGCGACTCAGCGTATAAGGGGAGGGACCAATGGAACTGCTCAAGAAGACCAACATAGATTTCATCGGGATGAGGAAGTTCTCCTTCATCGCTTCCGGCCTCATGGCCATCATCGGCATCATCGGCATCATCGCCATTGCCCGGGGCACCGCCAACATGGGTATCGACTTCTCCGGCGGCACCGAAATGCAGATCAAGTTCGCGCAGGCCGCGACCACCCAGTCCATCCGCGACGCACTTGCCAAGGGCGGCATCAAGGAGGCTGAGCTTCAGGAGATCACCGGCGGTAACCAAGTGCTGGTGAAGATGCACAAGTCCACCGGCAAGTCCGCCGACCAGGTTGCCGACGCACTGAAGGCCGGTATCCCGGGCAACACCTTCACCGTGGAAAGCTCCACCGAGATCGGCCCTTCCATCGGCGAGAAGCTGAAGCAGGACACCATAGTGGCCGTGGCGCTCTCCATGCTGGGCATCATCCTCTACATCGCCTGGCGCTTCGATTTCAAATTCGGGGTGGGCGCGGTGATCGCCACCATGCACGACGTCCTCGCCATGATCGCCGTGTTCTATGTGATGCACCGCGAGGTCAACATCCTGTTCATCACCGCGGTCCTGACCATCGCCGGTTACTCGCTCACCGATACCGTCGTCGTCTTTGACCGTATCCGCGAGAACATGCACAAGAGCCTCAAGGACCCGATGATCACCATCTTCAACAAGTCGATCAACGAGACGCTGTCCCGTACCATCATCACCTCGGTGACCACCTTCCTTGCCGCCGTCTCGCTCTTCCTTTTCGGCGGCGAGGTGATCCACGACTTCGCCTTTGCCCTGGTCGTGGGCGTCGTGGTCGCCACCTATTCGTCCATCTTCGTGGCGAGCCCGATCGTGGCACTGTGGGAAAAACGCGCGGTCGAGAAGGCCGAAGCCGTCTAAGGAGGTTCTGTGAACAAGGAGAACGTACTTACCATCGTGGTAGCGCTGATCGTAGGTCTCCTGGGAGGCTACCTGATCTTCAACATCGCCGGCCAGAACAAGGTCCCTGAGGTCGCCATGAGCGTGCCGCAGGGCGCGGGTTCGCCGACCGATTACCAGCGGCGCATCGTCGAGGCCGAGAAGATCGTCGCTGCCGATCCCAAGAACCTCCAGGCCTGGATCCAGCTCGGCAATGACTACTTCGACACCGATCAGGCCCAGAAGGCGGTCAACGCCTATGGCAAGGCCCTCGAGCTCGATCCCAACAACCTGAACGTGATGACCGACCAGGGGATCATGTACCGCAAGATCGGCTGGTACGACAAGGCGATCGCCAACTTCGAGAAGGCACAGTCGATCGATCCCAAGCATCTGCAAAGCCTGTACAACCTGGGCGTGGTCTACCTGCAGGACCTGAAGCAGCCGGACAAGGCCAAGGAGATCTGGACCAAGTACCTGCAGTTCGACTCGACCAGCCCGACGGCACAGCAGATCAAGAACGACATGGCCGGGCTGAACCAGATGCCCACCTCGTTCAAGAAGTAGAGTTCGAGAATATGAAAGAAAAAAACCCGCTTCCGGCGGGTTTTTTTTTGCCGCCGTCGCAGCACATTAGATTCGCTGGGTGCCGATCCTTATGCTATGATTGCACCCTGATTTTTACCGTACCGGAGGAGGGATGAAACCAGTCACACACAGAAGCTGGCGGGCCAGGGAGGCGGACGCGGACACGGTCGCCGCTCTCGCCCGCACCGGAATTCACCCGCTCCTGGCGCGCCTCTTGGCCCACCGCGGGATCTGCGCTCCCGACGACGCCGATGCCTACCTGAACCCGGTGCTGTCACGTCTGCACGACCCCATGACCATGGCCGGGATGGAACAGGCCGTGGCGCGGCTGGTCCGGGCCCTCAAAGCGGGCGAACGCGTCTGCGTGCACGGCGACTACGACGTGGACGGCGTCACCTCGTGCGCACTCCTGATCAGCTTCTTCCAAAAGATCGGTCTCGACTGCTGCCACTATATTCCCAAGCGCCTAACCGAAGGGTACGGCCTCTCCGAGCAGGGTGTGGCCGCTGCGGCCCGCGCCGGCGCCACCGTGCTGGTCACCGTCGACTGCGGTATCACGGCAGTTAACGAGGCGCGGCTGTGCCGGGACGCGGGGCTCGACCTCATCGTCACCGACCACCATATGCCCGGCGACACACTCCCGGATGCCTGCGCCGTCATCAACCCGCTGCAGCCCGGCTGCACCTTCCCCTTCAAATCGCTGGCCGGCGTCGGGGTCGCCTTCCACCTGCTGGTGGCGCTGCGCGCCCGGCTGCGCGCCGACGGTCACTTCGCCCGCATGGGCGAGCCCGATCTCAAGGAATACCTCGACCTGGTGGCGCTGGGAACCATCGCCGACGTGGTTCCCCTTTTGGGCATTAACCGGGTGCTGGTCAGCTACGGCCTGAAGCAGCTCTGCGCAGGCAACCGCCCCGGCCTCGAGGCGCTGAAGGAGGTGGCCGGGATCACCGGGGAGATCGGCTGCGGCGCGGTCGGTTTCCGCATGGCCCCGCGCATCAACGCGGCCGGCCGTCTGGAGGATGCCTCCCTGGGGCTGGAACTGCTCTTGTGTCGCGATCCCCAGCGTGCCCGCGACATCGCCCGCGAGCTGGACGAGGCCAACACGGAGCGCCAGGCCCTGGAGCGGGCGACCTTCGAGGAGGCGCGCGCCATGCTGGAACAGGGAGCGTGCCGCGGCAGAAAGAGCATCGTACTCGGTTCGGAGGAGTGGCACCCCGGCGTGATCGGTATCGTCGCCTCGCGCATCGTCGAACTGTTCCACCGTCCCGCGATCCTGTTCGCCTTCGACGGGGAGACCGGAAGGGGCTCGGGACGCAGCATCTCACGGTTCCATCTGCTCGATGCCATCAAAAGCTGTGCCGACCACCTGCTGCGCTTCGGGGGACACAGCCATGCGGCGGGCCTCTCCATCGCGCAGCAGGAGCTGGAGCGTTTCGCGCTTCGCTTCGACGAGGCGGCACAGGAGACGCTGGACGCTGACG
It encodes the following:
- a CDS encoding SpoIID/LytB domain-containing protein, which translates into the protein MSCFRTLIILIICLAAGGSAAAMRPEMVRVALFKGAETLRIDGDGVLLTDGRGEPLRVEMPLEVRRAGSGLSVNGKPVNRLVASAFSRISVNGKGYRALIEVSPADKGLLVVNELPLEEYLVGLINCEISSAWPIEAIKAQAVIARSYAVYQMQARRGASYQLESSVMDQVYEGADVEDSRAAYGVRETAGEVLTYDGKTIQAFYHSNCGGHTESSKNVWGLSIPYLQGVSCRYCGDSNPIRWELNLPLKKVESSLKAAGFQVAGLKELRVRGRNASGRVQDVVAECSRGNVAIPAVAFRKALGYGTVKSTNFELRCQRDEVQVSGTGSGHGVGLCQWGAKGRANEGFGYREILTYYYPGVKLSGGYGR
- the queA gene encoding tRNA preQ1(34) S-adenosylmethionine ribosyltransferase-isomerase QueA, whose product is MRLSDFDYELPPELIAQHPASRRDASRLLTLDRATGAVGESTVAAIAAQFRPGDLLVLNDTRVIPARLKGHKESGGAVEVFLVRRVPGGGEVWSCLIKASKSPGADTRIILPSGVVATVLAREAGEWLVRFEGSDDFMAWLEGAGSMPLPPYIKRAPEGEDLERYQTVFAREKGAVAAPTAGLHFTPEILAEIRGRGVEIAPVTLHVGLGTFMPVRVEDLSQHTMHRELYRIPHATAEAIRRTREAGGRVVALGTTSMRALEHAASSGELEAGEREADIFILPGYRFRVVDALITNFHLPKSTLFMLVCAFAGKEVMLNAYREAVQRRFRFFSYGDAMFIG
- the tgt gene encoding tRNA guanosine(34) transglycosylase Tgt; the encoded protein is MAAISFELIKKDPGCAARLGSLTTTHGRIETPIFMPVGTQATVKAMTPEELVEVGSQIILANTYHLYLRPGHELVARMGGLHRFMHWDRPMLTDSGGFQVFSLGELRKISEEGVKFRSHIDGSRHFISPEVSIAIQEALGADIAMCFDECPPYPAERSYVQKSLELTTRWARRCKEAHTRPDQALFGIVQGGMHADLRRVSAEQIIDIGFDGYALGGLSVGEEKEVMHGMMQECSDILPEHSPRYIMGIGAPEDLVEAVYNGFDMFDCVMPTRNARNGALFTSFGRINIKAAIYAEDQGPIDPACDCYVCRNYSRAYLRHLYRSQEILASRLNSWHNLHFFLNLMKQVREAIARGEFVKFRQDFYAARTGC
- the yajC gene encoding preprotein translocase subunit YajC; this encodes MLGLAFAMAAPAQGGAPAGGGMMAQFQGLIPLVFMFAIFYFLLIRPQQKKAKEHRALLDALKKGDQVVTAGGMHGKVTALDDQVVTLEIAPGVNVRINKGYIASVKQD
- the secD gene encoding protein translocase subunit SecD; the protein is MKGYTWRISLILIFIIASCVYLTPTLVDTLPTWWSGLLPKDKIHLGLDLQGGTHLVMEVETQKAVEGSLDLIATDLEDSLTAQSLRFKKIGRLGGDKVQLTLYDRGSADKVQALIKKKYPDLEALPVFDEGGFVNMQLRINEKEAQVRKDRAVAQALETIRNRIDQFGVSEPVIQREGLNNIVVQLPGIKDPKRAIELIGKTARLEFKLVDETVNAATATAGSLPEDDELLFEKRTDPQTGAVSETPLVVKKKAMITGELLTDAQIRIDSQYNQPYVAIEFNSTGARLFDQVTAANVGKRFAIVLDNNIYSAPVIRERISGGSAQISGSFTEKEAADLAIVLRAGSLPAPVKILQNVTVGPSLGRDSIHKGLMAGLIGVVLVVSFMALYYKLSGMVANLGMVLNILFLMGALSALGATLTLPGIAAIVLLVGMSVDSNVLIFERIREELRLGKTPHAALDAGYDKAFLTIMDSHVTALITAAVLFQFGTGPVKGFAVSLSLGIIINLFTSLVATKVLFDAFLDRVHVKRLSV
- the secF gene encoding protein translocase subunit SecF, yielding MELLKKTNIDFIGMRKFSFIASGLMAIIGIIGIIAIARGTANMGIDFSGGTEMQIKFAQAATTQSIRDALAKGGIKEAELQEITGGNQVLVKMHKSTGKSADQVADALKAGIPGNTFTVESSTEIGPSIGEKLKQDTIVAVALSMLGIILYIAWRFDFKFGVGAVIATMHDVLAMIAVFYVMHREVNILFITAVLTIAGYSLTDTVVVFDRIRENMHKSLKDPMITIFNKSINETLSRTIITSVTTFLAAVSLFLFGGEVIHDFAFALVVGVVVATYSSIFVASPIVALWEKRAVEKAEAV
- a CDS encoding tetratricopeptide repeat protein, producing the protein MNKENVLTIVVALIVGLLGGYLIFNIAGQNKVPEVAMSVPQGAGSPTDYQRRIVEAEKIVAADPKNLQAWIQLGNDYFDTDQAQKAVNAYGKALELDPNNLNVMTDQGIMYRKIGWYDKAIANFEKAQSIDPKHLQSLYNLGVVYLQDLKQPDKAKEIWTKYLQFDSTSPTAQQIKNDMAGLNQMPTSFKK
- the recJ gene encoding single-stranded-DNA-specific exonuclease RecJ → MKPVTHRSWRAREADADTVAALARTGIHPLLARLLAHRGICAPDDADAYLNPVLSRLHDPMTMAGMEQAVARLVRALKAGERVCVHGDYDVDGVTSCALLISFFQKIGLDCCHYIPKRLTEGYGLSEQGVAAAARAGATVLVTVDCGITAVNEARLCRDAGLDLIVTDHHMPGDTLPDACAVINPLQPGCTFPFKSLAGVGVAFHLLVALRARLRADGHFARMGEPDLKEYLDLVALGTIADVVPLLGINRVLVSYGLKQLCAGNRPGLEALKEVAGITGEIGCGAVGFRMAPRINAAGRLEDASLGLELLLCRDPQRARDIARELDEANTERQALERATFEEARAMLEQGACRGRKSIVLGSEEWHPGVIGIVASRIVELFHRPAILFAFDGETGRGSGRSISRFHLLDAIKSCADHLLRFGGHSHAAGLSIAQQELERFALRFDEAAQETLDADALIPTLSFDLELDSDEITADLVRRLEQMKPFGMGNPEPLFVLKGAEVLESRVLKGGHLKLKVGQGGKSLDAIGFGLAEAGLPQGRVDLLFSPGINVWNGRSSLQLTVKDLRAEGTC